The DNA window TCACATAAAAAATTAACACATATAACTTATGTTCATGTTGAAACAATTCAGCATTGATATCCTCACCACTAGAATTTATATCATCGTTAAAGACTAATAACTTTAACTTTTCAAAAGATAACTCCTTAATGCATTTGTTCACATAAGCCTAACTAAGATAAACATTAACATTATCAAGAGTAAATGAAAGATGAAAAGGTACCCTTAAAACCCTATAAGGAAGTTGGTGAATTACTACGAGAGTTCCAATTGTAAACCATATTTTAGTGGGACACACCTTGTAAGCTATACTTTTGACAGTTGGACATTTAACCTCACTCTTGTGTATTAGTTGGTGCTATAATTGTGCAGTTAGTTTGCACACATCATATTGGCAAAATGAAAACATGTGATTTGCAAAATTGATAGATTAGATCGAATGTTGAACAAACTGAGCAGATTAAAAGGTGACATATGAGAAGTTGGTGGACAATAAAACGGTTGCATATGCATTATGCTATAACCACATTAAatgtgttatttgtagtagtggtgTTTCCATTATGTTGAATAAGTTGTTGTCATATATGCCCAAAGGACACATGGGAGCTATTCTATATAATTTCATTTGGATTCTTTAAGTCTTCTCTCCAATCCTCTCAATAAACCCTTTTGCCAACTTCTATTTGGTTGTTAGTCTAAGGATGTTTTGCTGATGTGAAGTGGTGTTTGAATCCGAGATCTTAAAGAGTTTCTTCAATTTTTTACCAATGAATTGGGTATGATTTCCCGTGGTGATTGACTTTCGGGTCCCATATCTTACTAAAACATTTTTCTTGAAAGTTTTCTAAATATTGATGATTATGATCTATGCTAAGTCTTCTGCTTCAATCCATTTGCAAAAATTATTTACAACCACAGTTAGAAATTCTTAGTTCCTTGAGACTAGTGGAAAAGGACGAAGGTTATCCATACCCCACTAGGAGAACTCATGGTACATTTGAAATGTTGAGTTCCAAAGGAGCGgcaatttgaatatttttgcgcCTCTATCAATTTTCACACTTCATCACATACTTCTTGGTGTCTTAAACCATTGAAAGTCAGTAGTATCCTTTCTTGAGAACCTTATTAGATAAGGATCTTCCCCTTTTACTTGGGAGACTAAGATATGGGAATTTGTTTGTAGCCTGATCTCATAGACTATCATCTCTAATGCTAATGTAACATTGGCTATGACAACTTCAAACTCTTCCTAGACATGACAACAGAGTGGGGACGGGGCGAGTTTAAATATTACCATCCTTCCACGACTCTCTGTACCAGGCCTACCCCACccctacatctgcccccaatcgGGTTACAAATGACCACCTACCCCTCGCCCCACACCTACccacaaaaattataatttttttaaaatttatattttttgcatTGCAATAAAAATCAATAACTAAACTAAATATTTGGTCATTTTAATAATAATGGCAATActtgataatttttatttaatctaaACTTTCAAAATGAATAATAATTCTAATGAATTTTCTATTTgaagattaaaaaaaagtaaatgtatggtaaaattattaaaaaataaagataataaaataaatttaataggtCAGAGCGGGGGTAGGGGTGGGCGCGGGGAGAGTACTAGCATCCTATATCTCACCCCCATAATTAAAAACTAGGGTTTCCTCGCTCCGCCCTCCAGTTAAATTGGTATTTCCTTGTTAGAATTGGGGTAGTGACGAGTAGTTCCGACCGAGGGTGGAATTTTTGCCATGCCTAACTCCTTCTGGTTATTGTTGGTGGAAAATTCAAAATATAGGGGCATCTCTACTACGATCTCTTTATCTCTCTCAATAATGAGGTCAGCTTTATTTCCTCTGCAATTTAACGATCCATGTGTAAAGACGATCCACTTCGTATATGACTCCGAGGTGGATGGTGTTAATTATGCGATGAAATCTACAAAAAAGTTGGGATTTAAGGGCCTTCTTTGGTTTAAACGAGGTGTCAAACAATAAAATATGAATTGACCACTTGGTCATTCTCCCTTCCAAGTTTGATATAAAGAGGATCAAGTTCTATAGTTGATATATTATAACTATTATCAAATGTGCTAGAAAGTAGCACCTTAACTTTTTTGATGCTACAACCAGGGCCAATGTGATCTTCTGAGTCTTTTGGTAGTTGTTTTCAGGACCTGCCATCGCCTTGGAGATAAAGTGTATATGGTTTTGGTTGGTACTCACCTCTCAAACAAGAATGACACTCACTAAATGGAGGTGACTATATAAATGAACAAAGTCTCTCTCGCCATAGGCCTTGATAGGATCAGGGATTTGGGGAGGGCATGTTTACGATGAGTGAAAACCTACTCGCATTTTGGCGTCCAATCAAATTGTACCTCTTTTCTCAAGAGTCTGTAGAATAGAAGTGAATCTTTGGCGAATCTCGAGATAAATATATTTAAAGCGATGAATATCCCATTCAATTTCATTATTCTATCCTTCATAGTCAAAGTATTCATCTTGATTATTGCATCACCCTTGTCTGGATTGATCTCAATCCCTCTATCTGTCAAGTAAAATCCCAAGAATTTTCCAGCCTTAACTCCAAAGGAGCACTTCTCTGAATTGAGTCTCATGTTGTACTGCCATACATAGTTAAATACACTAGTCAAGTGTCTTTCGTGCAGCTGCTCTTCACTATATTTGACTATCATGTTATCCTTATATATTTCCACCATGTTACCAATTTCTCTTTCAAATATCTTATTCAACATCCTTTTGCAAGTCGCAcctgcattttttaaaccaaagggaAACACGTTATACCTATAATTGGCGTGTTCCGTCAAGAAGGCAATATTGTCTCTGTCTTTCGCATGCATTTGAATCTAGTTGTTGCCTGAGTATGCATTTATAAATGAAAGCAGTTTGTAACATGTAGAATTGTCCACTAATTTGTCGTTGTTGGGTAAGGCATAAGAATCTTCCAGAATGCCTTGTTTAGGTCAGTATAATCTACACAATTACACCATTTACCATACGTTTCCTTGACTAACCACGCAGTCTACTTTACCTCTAAAATGAAGTTTGATTATAGAAGACCCTTAACAGTATTCCTAGTAGCTTCAACCTTCTTTAGTGATTGATGACGCCTCCTCTATGAAACATACTTGACGTAAGGGTCGATGTTCAATTGATGAAAGACAGTGTTGAAATCAATTTCAAACATCTTTTCAGGGAAAAAAGAACAAATCATCATTGGCTTTAAGCCATTTAATGAGTTCCTACTCCACAAAACTAGAAATTTTAACTCCAAtcttcactttaattgtttggtTAACGTCGAGCTAGATGGATATGAAATCCCTATTAGGTAACAACCTCGGGATCTTTATCCTAGCCTCGACAGAGAGAGGTTTCTGTAAGTTGCATTCGTCCTCAAACATGGTTTCCTCTAGACATGCGTCAAAATTTGCGACGTTGACTTCTAGAGCATGATATTTGAAAGAACTGGCCTCTTCTACCTTCTCTCTATGTTGGACAACAATTGTGTCTAGGTTCCTTTCCAAGGATTTATGAATATGGAGGTTTTGTGGCAGATCTAATTTAGAAGACTGGAACGATAATGGAAGAGGAGGTTATAGTAATCAAAATTTGGTAACATAAACGATTACAACTCCTGGAACAGTTAACGTAAGCGGCTGCGATGGCACAATAGAAGAGATTAGTAAAACATTATGGTAATTCATGACAAATAAGACGTTAATCTTGTAGGTGTGTAAATAAATGAATATCTTGGGTGACTAACTGGGCCGACGAGAGTTGTAGAAGACTGTCGGTTGTCTTGAAATCAAAAAGAGCATCTCTTTATTGTTGTTCTAGCATCTACTTATTTACCAAGTTTAATGGACGATGAAGGTTGAATTGAACCGGTCTGGCATGCCACATTTGCTATAGAAGCAATACAGATGAGAATGAGACGTCCTAGGGCCATCATGGCTTGGTTGCCTGTAGTAACATTAAATTTTGTTGGCTTTTTGTTCAAAACTTAGAAACTTCCACATCCCTCCGTGCTGAATATACTGTAattactcttttattttttatttttttattgaaatagcTTATAAAAGAAATTGGTTTAATTCATCATGtcaattaagcaatattataGTTGTAAACTAACTAAGATTGAGTATAGCTTAAGAGGCTAGTCTCCTACAGCATAAACGAACAAACATGGTTTGGCTaaacacattttttattttatttataaaaaagaaaaagtatcATCCTCTATGTTTTTGGGTGGAGCACAAAATGTCACATTCAAAACTGAAACTGAAAAACAAAATTCAACACACAATTCATTCAAAGGGATCACATGTGTATAGTTAACAATGCTTTGCAGTACAGATACAATGTGTTGAACTGAAAAAACTAAATTCCTACATGATGGGAGGGAGAACTATTTCTTCAGAATTTGATGCTCCAATGCCTCATTTGCCAAAACATGATGTTAACACAACATGCCACCTTTGTGATTAACATTCATGACAACAACATGAAGCTTTCGCCTTTTGACGATTTGATTTTTGGTGTCTGAATAGCATTGTCTAGTAGCATGATCTATGGCTgccaagaaaaagaaagaaaaaaaagcattTAAGGTGATACTTCAAACCACAAAATTATAAACACTTTGATATTGAACTTTGCAAAGTAGAGAACTAGAATCATCTATATTTTTCGGATTTGGATTTGGTGCAGTCAGCAATTCCACACATTCACGCACTCAGCACTTTCATGGTCGTTAAAATGAGATCAGAGGTCTTGTTTTCAATGTATAGAGTTTGAAATCTAGACCTCTGATCTCAATCCAACGGTAACCAATTCGTAGCAGACTGCGTGAAAATGAGAATAGCTGACTCCAGAAAAATCTCTTAAAGGTTTGTGATTAATGTGTATTCAGTATGCAAACATGTGTGGTATCTAATTGGTATCTAATTGAAGTCAAACACGCATTATCACAGCAGAAATTTATAACCATCCAAACGAAATTGATTTCCTGCGAACTCTAACCTGGTGATTTGATGCATGATCATGTATTCTATTAGGCTTCATGTTCAAATCAATCAATTTATTATCCATCTTGGTATTCCCATCGGCATTAGGTTCTAAACTTGGAACGGGAGGCACCCTATGATTCTGTTGCTTCTCTCCCATCTTTTGTTTAGGAAGTGGACTTTGTCCTCTTTTAATATCACCTGGATCCAAAGGTTGCGAAGATGGATTCTCGGCATTACTAGGTTTATCACCTGGGAACTATGGAACAAAGGGATATTATACATTTCAAGCGCGAAGATAAGGGTTAGAGGATTGTTCAAACCCCAATGATGGAGAAAATACAACATCCTCTGTTCCtacttttttgaaaaagtttgttTTTGGATTCATTGATTAACCAATATATCTGGTCTATATATTGACCAGATACGTTGTCCAGATACATTAGTCATTCAATGTATTTAGAaagtaaattttttcttataaatagaatCAGAGGGAATAACATAGTAACATTTGGATGAAGGATAGACATACCTCAACTCTTTGCCTAAAGAGAAGATATCGTCCATGTGTTCTTTTACCGCCAACATGAACTATCATATCGCATTGCAAACAAAGGGAACTTCCATCTGTTTCGCAATAGAAGAAAGCTACAACAAGATTGAAAAGCCGATTAAACACATAAGCAACAAAAAACATCAAAAGAACAAGCACGgataaaaaaaaatagacttCATACCAGGTGCATTCTCACATATGTCGCAGCGCGGTACATCACTTGGACTTGCAAGACCAACCCTAACATGTCTACTAGCTAACTTATTGCACATATGAACCTACAATTTCCAAAAGTTACAAACCTTgagaaattattattaattaaaactgGTCTTCAAGAGGAGAATTTGAACTTCGGTCCCTCGAGATTATTAGGTCAAACATTTACCTGAG is part of the Vicia villosa cultivar HV-30 ecotype Madison, WI linkage group LG2, Vvil1.0, whole genome shotgun sequence genome and encodes:
- the LOC131646760 gene encoding B-box zinc finger protein 19-like; its protein translation is MRTLCDACESAAAIVFCAADEAALCRACDEKVHMCNKLASRHVRVGLASPSDVPRCDICENAPAFFYCETDGSSLCLQCDMIVHVGGKRTHGRYLLFRQRVEFPGDKPSNAENPSSQPLDPGDIKRGQSPLPKQKMGEKQQNHRVPPVPSLEPNADGNTKMDNKLIDLNMKPNRIHDHASNHQP